One genomic segment of Pseudomonadota bacterium includes these proteins:
- a CDS encoding DNA alkylation repair protein has protein sequence MTKTEVMDLLKANQNERGIANWDKMAKDSGLKSFGIGLTVLRKLAKQVGKDHKLAKQLWNTKVYDAKVIALLIDDPKQMTRDQVEGQVDNLSGGYLAHVFSSCGATLAKTSFARELADDWMASDDSIRKQCAYGLQYEFSKSKTKAAPDDAYFMNVVKRVDKEFGKQDIDTQMAMGAAIMGIGMRSKPLHGPALKVAKKICPIDFDPTGKCDPFDAVKHLTSDRIKQKLGLAG, from the coding sequence ATGACAAAAACTGAAGTCATGGACCTGCTCAAGGCCAACCAGAACGAGCGCGGTATCGCCAACTGGGACAAGATGGCGAAAGACAGCGGGCTCAAAAGTTTCGGCATCGGCCTGACGGTGCTGCGGAAGCTGGCCAAACAGGTGGGCAAGGACCACAAACTCGCCAAACAGCTGTGGAACACCAAAGTCTACGACGCCAAGGTGATCGCGCTGCTGATCGACGACCCTAAGCAGATGACCCGTGACCAGGTTGAGGGGCAGGTCGACAATCTGTCAGGCGGTTACCTCGCCCACGTGTTCTCATCATGCGGTGCAACGCTCGCCAAGACGAGCTTTGCCCGCGAGCTGGCTGACGACTGGATGGCAAGCGACGACTCAATCCGGAAACAGTGCGCCTACGGCCTGCAGTACGAGTTCTCGAAGTCCAAGACCAAAGCGGCGCCCGACGACGCGTACTTCATGAACGTCGTCAAGCGCGTCGACAAAGAGTTTGGCAAACAGGATATCGACACCCAGATGGCCATGGGCGCCGCAATTATGGGAATCGGGATGCGCAGCAAACCGCTGCACGGACCGGCACTCAAGGTGGCCAAGAAAATCTGCCCAATCGACTTCGACCCGACGGGCAAGTGCGACCCGTTCGACGCCGTCAAGCACCTGACGAGCGATCGGATCAAGCAGAAGCTCGGCCTGGCGGGTTAA